The Agromyces marinus genome window below encodes:
- a CDS encoding L-threonylcarbamoyladenylate synthase encodes MTLIHDCSVESDLLAGMRLARRAIGSGELVVIPTDTVYGVAADAFSPAAVQRLLDAKGRERTSPPPVLVPGIPTLDALASEVPDAVRALVAEFWPGGLTVILRAQPSLQWDLGETRGTVALRMPDQRIALELLSETGPLAVSSANLSGMPSATTAQDAADMLGDRVAVYLDGGAAGTAYDAIGERPGDTSSTIVDATGLGPDGTGALRIVRAGVISRERIAAVVGEEALTPEGAPEAAPGDSGVAPEASAPAADDASAERTDPGAP; translated from the coding sequence ATGACACTCATCCACGACTGCTCGGTCGAATCCGACCTCCTCGCCGGCATGCGCCTGGCCCGCCGCGCCATCGGCAGCGGCGAGCTCGTCGTCATCCCCACCGACACCGTCTACGGCGTCGCCGCGGACGCGTTCAGTCCGGCCGCGGTGCAGCGCCTCCTCGACGCCAAGGGTCGCGAGCGCACGTCGCCGCCGCCCGTGCTCGTCCCGGGCATCCCGACGCTCGACGCGCTCGCGTCCGAGGTGCCCGACGCGGTGCGCGCCCTCGTGGCCGAGTTCTGGCCCGGCGGGCTCACCGTCATCCTCCGCGCCCAGCCGTCCCTGCAGTGGGACCTCGGCGAGACCCGCGGCACGGTCGCCCTCCGCATGCCCGACCAGCGGATCGCCCTCGAGCTGCTCTCCGAGACCGGTCCGCTCGCGGTGTCCTCGGCGAACCTCTCCGGAATGCCGTCGGCGACGACCGCACAGGACGCGGCCGACATGCTCGGCGACCGCGTCGCCGTCTACCTCGACGGCGGCGCCGCCGGAACGGCGTACGACGCGATCGGCGAGCGTCCCGGCGACACGTCCTCGACCATCGTGGATGCCACGGGCCTCGGCCCCGACGGCACGGGCGCGCTGCGCATCGTCCGCGCCGGGGTGATCTCCCGCGAGCGGATCGCCGCGGTCGTGGGGGAGGAGGCACTCACGCCCGAGGGCGCGCCGGAGGCGGCGCCCGGGGATTCCGGCGTCGCGCCCGAGGCATCCGCCCCCGCCGCCGACGACGCATCGGCGGAACGCACGGACCCCGGCGCGCCATGA
- a CDS encoding MraY family glycosyltransferase, translating to MTLFVALALLTAIVTYVGSLVVWKLSLKFRLYPKIRERDVHTRPTPRLGGVAMFLGILIAFGAAAWISSLGIDRFANLRIVFQDPFQVLAILLGAGLIVAMGVADDLWDLDWLTKLAGQFIAAGLIAWQGVSIVSLPIGGPDGGITVGSAWMSATVTVFTIVLVMNAINFIDGLDGLVAGVALISNGVFFLYSYLLVQQTSPNNYFNLASLLAVVVVGACAGFLPLNWHPAKLFMGDAGALLVGLLMATSAIAVTGQVDPSQLGTDELFPAFIPIIIPFAVLLIPLLDFGLAVVRRLRAGKSPFAADRKHLHHRLLDMGHSHLHAVLIFYGWTAVASFGCLLAFVLPVYFGIDSGWAFLFIGVGFVILAALTLAPLGRRKRQTVAAEADAAGTPFPAGHDELAGTSPRTAPERPATGEHPTGAR from the coding sequence ATGACCCTGTTCGTCGCGCTCGCACTGCTCACGGCGATCGTCACGTACGTCGGATCCCTCGTCGTCTGGAAGCTGAGCCTGAAGTTCCGGCTCTACCCGAAGATCCGCGAACGCGACGTGCACACCCGGCCGACGCCGAGACTCGGTGGGGTCGCCATGTTCCTCGGCATCCTCATCGCCTTCGGCGCGGCGGCCTGGATCTCCTCGCTCGGCATCGACCGGTTCGCGAACCTGCGGATCGTGTTCCAGGACCCCTTCCAGGTCCTCGCGATCCTCCTCGGCGCCGGCCTGATCGTCGCGATGGGCGTCGCCGACGACCTGTGGGACCTCGACTGGCTGACCAAGCTCGCCGGCCAGTTCATCGCCGCGGGCCTCATCGCCTGGCAGGGCGTGTCGATCGTGTCGCTGCCGATCGGCGGCCCGGACGGCGGCATCACCGTCGGCTCGGCGTGGATGAGCGCCACCGTGACCGTGTTCACGATCGTGCTGGTCATGAACGCGATCAACTTCATCGACGGGCTGGACGGCCTGGTCGCGGGCGTGGCGCTGATCTCGAACGGCGTGTTCTTCCTCTACTCCTACCTGCTCGTGCAGCAGACCTCGCCGAACAACTACTTCAACCTCGCGTCGCTGCTGGCGGTCGTCGTCGTCGGGGCGTGCGCGGGGTTCCTGCCGTTGAACTGGCACCCGGCGAAGCTGTTCATGGGTGATGCCGGCGCGCTGCTGGTCGGGCTGCTCATGGCGACCTCGGCGATCGCGGTCACCGGCCAGGTCGACCCGTCGCAGCTCGGCACCGACGAGCTGTTCCCGGCGTTCATCCCGATCATCATCCCGTTCGCGGTGCTGCTGATCCCGTTGCTCGACTTCGGGCTCGCCGTCGTGCGCCGCCTGCGCGCGGGCAAGTCGCCCTTCGCGGCCGACCGCAAGCACCTGCACCACCGGCTGCTCGACATGGGGCACTCGCACCTGCATGCGGTGCTGATCTTCTACGGCTGGACGGCCGTGGCATCCTTCGGCTGCTTGCTCGCGTTCGTCCTGCCGGTGTACTTCGGCATCGATTCGGGCTGGGCCTTCCTCTTCATCGGGGTCGGCTTCGTGATCCTCGCAGCCCTCACGCTGGCGCCGCTCGGCCGGCGCAAGCGCCAGACCGTCGCGGCCGAAGCGGATGCCGCGGGCACGCCGTTCCCCGCGGGCCACGACGAGCTGGCGGGCACCTCCCCCCGAACCGCCCCCGAACGCCCGGCGACGGGCGAACACCCCACAGGAGCAAGATGA